The genomic DNA TTGGAACTGGCCAGGAGTCTGCAGCATCAGATCGATCGAGAATTGCATACGATCGCCCGTCCGATTATGGAAAAACTGACGGAAAAAACGTCTGAAACTTCGATTTTGGCCGTCCGGGCCGGATTAAACGTGACTTGCATTCAAATGGTGGAAAGCAGAAGAATGATTCGTTTTGTCATTGAAACCGGGCGAACATTGCCTTTGCATCTCGGGGCAACGGGGAAGGCGATTCTGGCCTTTGAAAGCAGAAAAGTAATCGAACAGGTGGTGCAATCGCTGTCTGAGGAAGAGAAGCAACACTTGCTGGAGGAACTCCGGCAGGTAAGGGAGATGGGATACTGTAACACGGTCGGGGAAGTCGACCCGGACATTTTTGGAGCAGCGGCTCCGATCTTTGACGAGTATGATCGGGTGGTGGCCAGTGTCACGGTTGCGGGTCCCGCCGCAAGATTGGCGGGAGACAGGAAACGGGCGGTCATTCAGGAAGTGGTGCAAGCGGCGGATGACATATCTGCCCAACTGCAACAAATC from Effusibacillus pohliae DSM 22757 includes the following:
- a CDS encoding IclR family transcriptional regulator produces the protein MNGTQTLARALDILFVLAEADMTLSVSDISEKVSIPESTTYRLLQTLEQNGIIERKSKGQIGLGMRILELARSLQHQIDRELHTIARPIMEKLTEKTSETSILAVRAGLNVTCIQMVESRRMIRFVIETGRTLPLHLGATGKAILAFESRKVIEQVVQSLSEEEKQHLLEELRQVREMGYCNTVGEVDPDIFGAAAPIFDEYDRVVASVTVAGPAARLAGDRKRAVIQEVVQAADDISAQLQQIAPIKNLQTER